A stretch of the Desulfatibacillum aliphaticivorans DSM 15576 genome encodes the following:
- the amrB gene encoding AmmeMemoRadiSam system protein B — translation MEIRRAQFMGSWYPASENECREKIEDFIADLPQVKPEVKRIGGIVPHAGWVYSGKIAAQVIAALKKNNPPDVIAVFGMHLGPRHPNFIMASGAWETPFGPLAIAEDVAGQLAKGFRFEIESPDRHVQDNTIELQLPFIKYFFPDVRIVPIGVPPVSRSLAIGEAFVDIARHFGYTAKVIGSTDLTHYGANYGFSPVGSGPKAIQWVKNENDKKLVERIEAMDPQGVIDQAMENSNACCGGAAATAMAAAKSLGAEKSQILAYSTSCDVVPNESFVGYVGAIF, via the coding sequence ATGGAAATCCGCAGAGCGCAATTTATGGGCAGTTGGTATCCGGCCTCGGAAAATGAGTGCCGGGAAAAAATAGAAGATTTCATTGCGGACCTGCCCCAGGTAAAGCCCGAAGTCAAAAGAATCGGCGGCATCGTCCCCCATGCCGGATGGGTCTATTCCGGAAAGATCGCGGCCCAGGTGATCGCCGCTCTAAAAAAAAACAACCCGCCTGACGTCATTGCGGTTTTCGGCATGCATCTGGGGCCCCGGCATCCCAATTTTATCATGGCTTCCGGCGCGTGGGAGACGCCCTTCGGGCCTTTAGCCATCGCCGAGGACGTCGCCGGACAGCTTGCCAAAGGGTTTCGGTTCGAAATCGAATCCCCGGACAGGCATGTGCAGGATAACACCATCGAACTGCAATTGCCCTTTATCAAGTATTTCTTTCCGGACGTGCGCATCGTCCCCATTGGCGTTCCGCCCGTCTCCCGGTCATTGGCTATTGGCGAAGCCTTTGTGGATATAGCCAGGCACTTTGGGTATACCGCCAAGGTGATCGGCTCCACCGACCTGACCCATTACGGCGCCAATTACGGTTTCTCCCCCGTGGGGTCCGGGCCCAAAGCCATCCAATGGGTTAAAAACGAAAACGACAAAAAGCTCGTGGAAAGAATAGAAGCCATGGACCCCCAAGGGGTGATTGACCAAGCCATGGAAAACTCCAACGCCTGCTGCGGAGGCGCCGCCGCCACAGCCATGGCCGCCGCCAAAAGCCTTGGAGCTGAAAAATCCCAGATTCTGGCTTACTCCACCAGCTGCGACGTGGTTCCCAACGAAAGCTTTGTAGGGTATGTTGGGGCGATTTTTTAA
- a CDS encoding MBL fold metallo-hydrolase, whose product MEKITVTIVYDNTTTREDLEAHWGFAAVIQAHGHTLLFDTGHKWEILSANMKVLGFSPDEIEAVVISHNHFDHAGGLEGFLAQKAVPVYVPKSCPTLFEAAKQVNIGGPREIFPGIHSTGELGDFEQSLVVEAGGGLLVIAGCSHPGVDVILKAASSFGEVTSLVGGLHGFTQMEVLRNLELICPTHCTQHILMIKNLYPMAYREGGAGVVLEWDPPQAPA is encoded by the coding sequence ATGGAAAAAATCACCGTCACGATTGTTTATGACAACACCACGACCCGGGAGGATCTGGAAGCTCATTGGGGTTTTGCAGCGGTAATTCAGGCGCATGGCCATACCTTGTTGTTCGACACGGGCCACAAGTGGGAGATCTTGTCCGCAAACATGAAAGTCCTGGGGTTTTCTCCGGACGAGATCGAGGCGGTGGTTATTTCTCACAATCATTTTGATCATGCAGGCGGCCTGGAGGGTTTTTTAGCCCAAAAGGCCGTTCCTGTTTACGTCCCCAAGTCCTGTCCAACTCTATTTGAAGCGGCGAAGCAGGTTAATATCGGCGGGCCTCGGGAGATATTCCCGGGGATTCATTCCACTGGAGAGTTGGGGGATTTTGAGCAATCCCTGGTTGTGGAAGCCGGGGGCGGTCTATTAGTGATCGCCGGGTGCTCTCACCCGGGCGTGGACGTCATCCTGAAGGCGGCTTCGTCTTTTGGAGAGGTTACGTCTTTGGTTGGCGGGCTTCATGGCTTTACCCAAATGGAGGTATTGCGGAACCTGGAGCTGATTTGTCCCACCCACTGCACGCAGCACATTTTGATGATCAAAAATTTGTATCCCATGGCGTATCGGGAAGGAGGCGCGGGAGTGGTTTTGGAGTGGGACCCTCCGCAGGCGCCCGCCTGA
- a CDS encoding AraC family transcriptional regulator, which produces MRRSNQENVRFFNLQDIPHIQAVHGLHVTNEFSRHVHDGFSIGIVLEGKRVIDQKGASVVIGPKDVFLINPGEPHACKSEDGKHTYFTICVEPEALKSFASQISEKAQETPYFSCLAAKDGELNSLIREFMTLVQKSGSTMEKEASLISILSTAILRYGNDPPELRRISPHVQAVNRTREYIKTHYAENLTLKELAGVACLSPFYFQRLFLENAGISPHDFLIQYRIKKARKMLEQGSSLADAALDVGFADQSHFTRAFKRVTGISPGRYIRNLQDM; this is translated from the coding sequence ATGAGAAGATCCAATCAGGAAAACGTCCGGTTTTTCAACTTACAGGACATCCCCCATATTCAGGCCGTTCATGGACTCCACGTGACCAACGAGTTTTCGCGTCACGTCCATGACGGCTTTTCCATCGGGATTGTCCTGGAGGGAAAGCGCGTGATCGACCAAAAAGGCGCATCCGTGGTCATCGGACCCAAAGACGTCTTTTTGATCAACCCGGGCGAACCCCATGCATGCAAATCCGAGGACGGCAAACACACGTATTTCACCATCTGCGTGGAACCGGAAGCCCTGAAATCCTTTGCCTCGCAGATTTCGGAAAAGGCCCAGGAAACGCCCTATTTTTCATGCCTGGCCGCCAAGGACGGGGAGCTGAACTCCCTGATTCGCGAGTTCATGACGCTGGTCCAAAAATCCGGTTCAACCATGGAAAAGGAAGCCAGCCTGATTTCCATACTTTCCACGGCCATTTTACGCTACGGGAACGACCCGCCTGAACTCCGCCGGATCAGCCCGCATGTTCAGGCCGTGAACCGGACTCGCGAGTACATCAAAACGCATTACGCCGAAAACCTGACGCTCAAGGAATTGGCCGGAGTCGCCTGCCTGAGCCCGTTTTATTTTCAGCGCCTGTTCCTGGAAAACGCCGGGATTTCCCCCCACGATTTCCTCATTCAATACCGAATCAAAAAGGCCAGAAAAATGCTGGAGCAGGGATCAAGCCTCGCTGACGCGGCTTTGGATGTTGGATTTGCGGACCAAAGCCACTTCACCCGGGCGTTTAAGCGCGTCACCGGAATATCCCCCGGCCGCTATATAAGAAACCTGCAGGATATGTGA
- a CDS encoding cupin domain-containing protein, which translates to METQEITDSLTNGAITYIDKEEAAGDIPWNQHPIFQGVYLKHLVKGADTQGKLSCHIVKLDPEAVLEEHVHEGQWELHEVIEGEGVFFLQNKETPYHPGRLGVIPQGVEHKVAAGKSGLVLLAKFFPALL; encoded by the coding sequence ATGGAAACGCAAGAAATTACCGACAGCTTGACGAACGGCGCCATAACCTACATAGATAAGGAAGAGGCGGCCGGAGACATCCCTTGGAACCAACACCCAATATTTCAGGGAGTGTACTTAAAGCATCTTGTCAAAGGAGCGGACACCCAAGGCAAACTAAGCTGCCACATAGTGAAACTCGACCCGGAAGCCGTCCTGGAGGAGCATGTTCACGAAGGCCAGTGGGAGCTTCATGAAGTCATCGAAGGCGAGGGTGTTTTTTTTCTGCAAAACAAGGAAACACCCTATCATCCCGGACGCCTGGGAGTAATCCCCCAGGGCGTGGAGCATAAAGTCGCGGCCGGAAAAAGCGGGCTGGTTTTGCTGGCCAAGTTTTTCCCGGCCCTGCTATAG
- a CDS encoding CGGC domain-containing protein: MEKIGIIRCEKNETTCPLVGCIKPMAGKAQAYKDYEDPQLMGVFTCRCPGDNVVELAGIMKKKGIEFIHFPTCLFSTKTEDGWASEPGGFCGKLPELMKAVHEATGLPVVAGTGHLPKGHIVEVVK; this comes from the coding sequence ATGGAAAAGATAGGCATCATTCGTTGCGAAAAGAATGAAACAACGTGTCCGCTGGTCGGCTGCATCAAGCCCATGGCCGGCAAGGCCCAGGCGTACAAGGATTATGAAGATCCGCAACTGATGGGCGTTTTCACCTGCCGTTGTCCGGGGGATAACGTGGTTGAACTCGCCGGGATTATGAAGAAGAAGGGGATAGAGTTCATACACTTTCCCACGTGTTTGTTTTCCACAAAAACTGAAGACGGATGGGCGTCCGAGCCCGGCGGTTTTTGCGGCAAGCTGCCTGAATTGATGAAGGCGGTGCACGAAGCCACAGGGCTTCCGGTGGTCGCGGGCACGGGGCATCTGCCAAAGGGTCATATTGTAGAGGTTGTAAAATAG
- a CDS encoding enoyl-CoA hydratase/isomerase family protein encodes MAEYQDLEVTVADYIATITMNRPQAMNALNSNVIAELEAAVTELGANDDVRVIVITGAGKAFVAGADIKQMNSLELQDFRAFIANGQKAMYAIDLCEKPVIAAINGFALGGGCELALACDFRVASEKAKFGFPEVNLGLFPGFGGTQRAPRFIGRGYASEMTFTGEMIDAAEALRVGLVNHVYPADELMDSVMKIAKTIASKAPIAVARSKTAIKMAGDTTLEAGLAFERESMSMVFPTKDRAEGMDAFINKRKAEFKGE; translated from the coding sequence ATGGCAGAATACCAGGACTTGGAAGTAACCGTAGCGGATTATATAGCAACCATCACCATGAACCGGCCCCAGGCCATGAACGCCTTGAACTCCAACGTGATCGCCGAACTGGAAGCCGCGGTCACCGAACTGGGCGCAAATGACGACGTGCGCGTGATCGTCATCACCGGCGCCGGCAAGGCCTTTGTGGCGGGCGCGGACATCAAGCAGATGAACTCCTTGGAATTGCAGGATTTCCGAGCATTTATCGCCAACGGCCAAAAAGCCATGTACGCCATTGACCTGTGCGAAAAGCCGGTCATCGCGGCCATCAACGGCTTCGCCCTGGGCGGCGGCTGCGAACTTGCCCTGGCCTGCGATTTCCGCGTGGCTTCCGAAAAAGCCAAGTTCGGCTTTCCCGAAGTCAACCTGGGCCTGTTCCCCGGATTCGGCGGCACCCAGCGCGCTCCTCGTTTTATCGGACGCGGCTACGCCAGCGAAATGACCTTCACCGGCGAAATGATCGATGCAGCCGAAGCCCTGCGGGTGGGCCTGGTCAATCACGTGTATCCTGCGGACGAACTCATGGACTCGGTCATGAAGATCGCCAAGACCATCGCCTCCAAGGCGCCCATCGCCGTGGCCCGCTCCAAGACGGCCATCAAAATGGCCGGCGACACCACCCTGGAAGCCGGGCTGGCTTTTGAGCGCGAATCCATGTCCATGGTTTTCCCCACCAAGGACCGCGCCGAAGGCATGGATGCTTTCATCAACAAACGCAAAGCCGAGTTTAAGGGCGAGTAA
- a CDS encoding PocR ligand-binding domain-containing protein, which produces MTLTDVVSVEEWEALVREIQDKYGLDCSVSDPDGGHVTHAGKWCNDLCPEIKKCPEALGSICATAAQSFTAQAKQTHQSVVSECDAGMVKISVPIFSGDEFLGTIGGCGALFEDGEVEDFLVQKTTGLEEDKIEELISSIKTMPETKAEECAEFIESRLKELIK; this is translated from the coding sequence ATGACCTTGACGGATGTTGTGAGCGTGGAAGAATGGGAAGCCCTTGTAAGGGAGATTCAGGATAAATATGGATTGGACTGCTCCGTGTCGGATCCTGATGGCGGGCACGTAACCCACGCCGGCAAATGGTGCAACGACCTTTGTCCTGAAATAAAAAAATGTCCCGAGGCTTTAGGCAGCATCTGCGCCACGGCGGCCCAAAGCTTTACGGCCCAGGCAAAGCAAACCCATCAGTCCGTGGTTAGCGAATGCGACGCCGGCATGGTGAAGATTTCCGTGCCTATTTTCTCCGGGGATGAGTTTCTGGGCACCATCGGCGGTTGCGGCGCCTTGTTCGAAGACGGCGAGGTGGAGGATTTTCTGGTCCAAAAGACCACCGGCCTGGAAGAAGATAAAATTGAAGAACTGATTTCCAGCATCAAGACCATGCCGGAAACCAAAGCCGAAGAATGTGCGGAATTTATTGAATCCCGATTAAAGGAACTTATTAAATAA
- a CDS encoding carbohydrate-binding domain-containing protein, with product MAFTLFAVLAAFGAQQGLCNLVINEFMADNDSIAADPTGDYDDWIELYNSSPSSISLEGYHLSDDLEDPAQWTFPAATIAAGGYLCIWADNDEGDEGVHTNFKLSKSGEAIILSASDGSVIDQVVFGAQETDVSTGRHPNGNGEFAKLVPSFGAENSELAASEGDIDGNGNVEMDDAILSLEIMAGMAPDSVIYTGSDVDGGGAIGLREALFILNFIQNKGVTRITLNDASITVDGEGATADGAIVTINAGGTYSISGTLNDGQIIVDSSDTKPVIIILNGVSVTCTSSAPFFVSNAEEVIVELAENTENYFVDTNNYVFEDGEDEPDAPVFSKDDLTIRGSGLLDVDANYKDAIKSKDGLIIENGVFVVNSVDDGIQGKDYLSIQGGTFTVNADGDGLKSTEDEDANLGYITISGGSFTIVSGNDCIQAETDVNITGGAFNLTAGGGSNATIGDNDSAKGIKAVVEINIGAGDFTINTADDAVHSDQDIVITGGDFSIATGDDGVHSDSAITIDGGTFAITKCYEGLEGAVITINDGNFHITASDDGVNVAGGADSSGGGMWPDTSNNFLYINGGYIVVDADGDGIDVNGSFYMSGGTLLVNGPEENGNGALDYDTKFVLTGGYLIAAGSSGMAQAPTYQDTTQYSVLYRNRFEDRAAGTLIHVQNSSGNEVFTFAPSKRYEAVCFSMPALSPGTSYDLYFGGSSTGTATDGLYEGGTYTPGTKYRTFTINNIVTNID from the coding sequence ATGGCCTTTACCCTGTTTGCCGTGCTTGCGGCTTTTGGCGCTCAACAAGGCCTTTGCAACTTGGTAATCAACGAATTCATGGCCGACAACGACTCCATAGCCGCTGATCCTACAGGGGATTACGACGACTGGATTGAACTGTATAATAGCAGCCCTTCTTCAATATCCCTGGAAGGATATCATCTTTCCGACGACTTGGAGGATCCCGCCCAATGGACTTTCCCCGCCGCAACCATTGCAGCGGGCGGATACCTGTGCATCTGGGCGGATAACGATGAGGGCGACGAAGGGGTGCACACAAATTTTAAGTTATCCAAGTCAGGAGAAGCCATCATTCTATCCGCCTCTGATGGATCGGTTATAGATCAGGTTGTTTTCGGCGCCCAGGAGACGGACGTGAGCACCGGGCGGCATCCCAACGGAAACGGAGAGTTCGCCAAGCTCGTTCCCAGCTTTGGCGCTGAAAATTCGGAACTGGCCGCATCAGAAGGGGATATCGATGGCAACGGAAACGTGGAAATGGACGACGCCATTCTCTCCTTGGAGATTATGGCGGGCATGGCGCCGGACTCCGTCATCTACACCGGGTCCGACGTGGACGGCGGCGGCGCCATCGGTTTGCGGGAAGCGCTTTTTATCTTGAATTTCATCCAAAACAAAGGAGTAACCCGCATAACATTAAACGACGCCTCCATAACCGTGGACGGCGAGGGCGCAACGGCGGACGGCGCCATCGTCACCATCAACGCAGGAGGAACGTACAGCATCAGCGGGACCCTGAACGACGGCCAAATTATTGTGGATTCCAGCGATACTAAACCGGTTATTATCATTTTAAACGGCGTTTCCGTTACTTGCACGTCCTCTGCGCCCTTTTTCGTCTCCAATGCCGAGGAAGTGATCGTTGAACTGGCTGAAAACACAGAAAATTACTTTGTTGATACAAACAACTACGTATTTGAAGACGGTGAAGACGAGCCGGACGCCCCGGTTTTCAGCAAGGACGACCTGACCATCCGGGGATCCGGCCTGCTTGACGTGGACGCCAATTACAAAGACGCCATTAAAAGCAAGGACGGCCTTATAATAGAAAACGGCGTATTTGTGGTCAATTCCGTGGATGACGGCATCCAGGGCAAGGATTACCTGAGCATCCAGGGCGGAACCTTTACCGTGAACGCAGACGGCGACGGCCTCAAGTCCACGGAGGACGAAGACGCAAACCTGGGTTACATCACGATCAGCGGGGGAAGTTTTACCATCGTCTCAGGAAACGACTGCATCCAGGCGGAGACGGACGTGAACATCACCGGCGGAGCCTTTAACCTGACGGCCGGAGGCGGCAGCAACGCAACCATCGGCGATAACGATTCCGCCAAGGGGATCAAGGCGGTTGTGGAAATCAACATAGGCGCCGGCGACTTTACCATCAATACGGCGGACGACGCGGTTCATTCGGACCAGGATATTGTAATTACGGGCGGCGACTTCTCCATTGCAACCGGCGACGACGGCGTGCATTCGGACTCTGCGATCACCATTGACGGAGGGACTTTCGCCATTACAAAGTGCTACGAAGGCTTGGAAGGCGCTGTCATCACCATCAACGACGGAAATTTTCACATCACAGCCAGCGACGACGGAGTGAACGTGGCCGGGGGCGCGGACAGTTCGGGCGGAGGCATGTGGCCTGACACAAGCAACAATTTTCTCTATATCAACGGCGGCTATATTGTGGTGGACGCCGATGGAGACGGCATTGACGTAAACGGGTCCTTTTATATGAGCGGCGGAACCCTGCTGGTGAACGGACCTGAAGAAAACGGCAACGGCGCGCTTGACTATGACACCAAGTTCGTACTTACGGGCGGATACCTCATCGCCGCCGGAAGCTCGGGCATGGCCCAGGCGCCGACCTATCAAGACACCACCCAGTACTCGGTATTGTATAGAAACCGCTTTGAGGATAGGGCCGCCGGAACCCTGATTCACGTGCAGAATAGCTCCGGAAACGAAGTCTTTACCTTCGCCCCGAGCAAGAGATATGAAGCCGTATGCTTCTCCATGCCGGCCTTGAGTCCTGGAACATCCTACGATCTTTACTTCGGGGGCTCGTCAACAGGTACGGCGACGGACGGTTTGTACGAAGGCGGGACATACACCCCGGGGACGAAATACAGAACCTTCACCATCAACAATATCGTGACGAACATAGACTGA
- the der gene encoding ribosome biogenesis GTPase Der, protein MALLAIMGRPNVGKSTLFNRITKSRKAMVDDSPGVTRDRNYADAEHDGVKFSVVDTGGFSKNDPDAFVDLIHFQVNQAIEEADAIAMVFDGKDGPSPFDRDLLSVLRPLDKPIFYLVNKIDSLDMEYLMADFAELGVDKLHPVSGEHGYGVPTFLDMVVKVLPKASPKLEEDMISIGVVGRPNAGKSSLINKILGQERLLVSDTPGTTRDAVDTVCQVNGKPYLLLDTAGIRRKGKVKHKLEKFSIVRALKGLERCDVALVMLDATEGITDQDVHIAGYAEERKCGCIFLANKWDLVKDKDWALKKIKDEVRMNAKFLNYAPFMTISALTGQRVNRIFELVDKVYAQYTTRISTSKLNRMLENAITRHEPPYHKGRRLKFYYATQVSTKPPTIVCFVNHPDAVHFSYKRFLINHIREETGLDQTPIRLLFRQRDRKDLKVLKSGG, encoded by the coding sequence ATGGCCCTGTTAGCTATTATGGGACGCCCCAACGTGGGCAAATCAACCTTGTTCAACCGCATCACCAAAAGCCGCAAGGCCATGGTGGACGACAGCCCCGGCGTCACCCGGGATCGCAACTACGCAGACGCCGAGCATGACGGCGTAAAGTTTTCCGTGGTGGACACGGGCGGCTTTTCCAAAAACGACCCGGACGCCTTTGTGGATCTGATCCACTTTCAGGTGAACCAGGCCATAGAAGAGGCGGACGCCATTGCCATGGTTTTTGACGGAAAAGACGGCCCCTCCCCTTTTGACCGGGACCTGCTATCCGTGCTGCGGCCCCTGGACAAGCCGATTTTTTACCTGGTGAACAAAATCGACTCTCTGGATATGGAATATCTTATGGCCGACTTCGCCGAACTGGGCGTGGACAAGCTGCATCCCGTCTCCGGAGAGCATGGCTATGGGGTTCCCACTTTTTTGGATATGGTCGTGAAGGTGTTGCCCAAAGCCTCTCCCAAGCTGGAAGAGGATATGATCAGCATCGGCGTGGTGGGCAGGCCCAACGCGGGAAAATCCTCTCTTATAAACAAAATTCTCGGCCAGGAAAGGCTTTTGGTCAGCGACACCCCCGGCACCACCCGGGACGCCGTGGACACGGTTTGCCAGGTGAACGGAAAGCCTTACCTTTTATTGGACACTGCGGGCATCCGGCGCAAAGGCAAGGTCAAGCACAAGCTGGAAAAATTTTCCATAGTGCGGGCTTTGAAAGGCCTGGAACGTTGCGACGTGGCCCTGGTCATGCTGGACGCCACCGAGGGAATTACGGATCAGGACGTGCACATTGCGGGATATGCGGAAGAAAGAAAGTGCGGGTGCATTTTCCTGGCCAACAAGTGGGACTTGGTTAAAGACAAGGACTGGGCGTTGAAGAAGATCAAGGACGAGGTCCGCATGAACGCCAAGTTCCTTAACTACGCCCCGTTCATGACTATATCCGCCTTGACCGGCCAGCGGGTGAATAGGATATTTGAACTGGTGGATAAGGTGTACGCCCAATACACCACCCGCATTTCCACCAGCAAGCTGAACCGCATGCTGGAAAATGCCATTACACGGCACGAGCCGCCCTATCATAAAGGCCGCAGGCTCAAGTTTTATTACGCCACCCAGGTGAGCACCAAGCCGCCCACTATTGTATGTTTTGTAAACCATCCCGATGCAGTGCATTTTTCCTATAAACGTTTTTTGATCAACCATATCCGCGAGGAAACCGGCCTGGATCAAACGCCGATCCGGCTTTTATTCAGGCAGCGGGACCGCAAGGACCTGAAGGTTCTTAAAAGCGGGGGTTAA
- a CDS encoding replication-associated recombination protein A: MSLFDRKNAEPLAEKMRPRTLDEFIGQEAVVGEGGIVRRAVESDHLFSMIFWGPPGCGKTTLARIMANASQSYFMQISAVGSGVKQIREVVEEAKDRRNFHAQKSILFVDEIHRFNKAQQDGFLPHVESGIITLIGATTENPSFEVISPLLSRCRVVVLKPLSADDMKTVIQNAVQDEEKGLGMYDVTLEEEALENLAQGADGDARKALNTLELAVFLARPDEEGKRVVTAEHVAQAWQKKQLNYDKGGDQHFDIISALHKSLRGSDPDAAVYWLMRMLSAGEDPLYVARRMVRFASEDVGNADPHALVICMAAVQSYQFLGSPEGELALVQACLYLATAPKSNAAYMALKAAKKKISQTGAKPVPMHIRNAPTGLMKELGYGAEYKYPHDYEGAYVPEEYMPEGLEGTSFYRPTPRGYESVIKKRMDHWSGIKKNKKNSD; the protein is encoded by the coding sequence ATGTCGCTTTTTGACCGGAAAAACGCCGAACCCCTGGCCGAAAAAATGCGGCCCCGCACCCTGGACGAGTTCATAGGCCAGGAAGCCGTGGTGGGGGAAGGCGGCATCGTCCGCCGGGCCGTGGAATCGGACCATCTGTTTTCCATGATTTTCTGGGGGCCTCCGGGCTGCGGCAAGACCACCCTGGCTCGCATTATGGCCAACGCCTCCCAAAGCTATTTCATGCAGATTTCCGCGGTAGGCTCCGGCGTCAAGCAAATCCGTGAAGTGGTGGAGGAAGCCAAGGACCGCCGCAACTTCCATGCTCAAAAAAGCATCCTGTTCGTGGACGAAATCCACCGTTTTAATAAAGCCCAGCAGGACGGCTTTCTGCCCCATGTGGAAAGCGGGATTATCACGCTCATCGGGGCCACCACGGAAAATCCCAGCTTTGAGGTGATCTCGCCCTTGCTTTCCCGATGCCGGGTGGTGGTGCTAAAGCCCCTTTCCGCTGACGACATGAAAACCGTGATCCAAAACGCGGTACAGGACGAGGAAAAGGGCCTGGGCATGTACGACGTCACCCTGGAGGAGGAGGCCCTGGAAAACCTGGCCCAGGGAGCGGACGGAGACGCCCGGAAGGCATTGAACACCTTGGAGCTCGCCGTGTTTCTGGCAAGGCCGGACGAAGAAGGCAAACGCGTCGTCACCGCCGAACACGTGGCTCAGGCTTGGCAGAAAAAGCAGCTCAACTACGACAAAGGCGGAGATCAGCATTTTGACATTATCTCCGCGCTGCATAAAAGCCTGCGCGGCAGCGACCCGGACGCGGCGGTATACTGGCTCATGCGCATGCTGTCCGCCGGGGAGGATCCCCTGTACGTGGCGCGGCGCATGGTGCGGTTTGCGTCCGAAGACGTGGGCAACGCCGATCCCCACGCCCTGGTCATCTGCATGGCCGCAGTTCAGTCCTATCAGTTTTTGGGATCGCCGGAAGGAGAGCTGGCGCTGGTGCAGGCCTGCCTTTATCTGGCCACGGCCCCAAAAAGCAACGCCGCGTACATGGCTTTAAAAGCGGCGAAGAAAAAAATCTCCCAGACCGGCGCCAAGCCCGTGCCCATGCATATCCGCAACGCCCCCACCGGGCTTATGAAAGAGCTGGGCTACGGCGCGGAATACAAATATCCCCACGATTACGAGGGCGCCTACGTCCCCGAAGAATACATGCCCGAAGGCCTGGAAGGGACCAGCTTTTACAGGCCCACCCCCCGAGGCTACGAAAGCGTCATCAAAAAACGCATGGACCACTGGTCGGGCATAAAAAAGAACAAGAAAAATTCGGATTAG
- a CDS encoding M20 family metallopeptidase, whose translation MDYTQAFEAVEGNKDYLVKTLQELLAVDTTLPPGSNYRQFLEVVEPHFLNLGFSVKRVTVPDELVKQIPLSLSGPRENLVASLDLQKPKVTAYAHMDVVPADDSWTCDPFNGKVEDGKIYGRGAVDMKGSIACFLGAMKVLKDLGIEPKFSVDCLLCTDEEIGVYPGARYLAEQGYFSNHILWLELGYLKPGVIMETLGTAGNLQCRITAVGKSCHSGMNYLGVNAIEEMIPILNELVELKKEVQARLSHLPAFPDPRNPYDMLTPMFNLAIIKGGIKENIVPGVCELAINRRYTVDENLDEVMEEIRRAVAKGREKSRLLDVKTEFIPMYPPMEINPENPAAVKAREARKAVHGDLPIVAGGISASSDLGFVAQNIPPEDLQVAILGLFRADNMLAHCADEFTYVDDLVAMTKEIVYYLGF comes from the coding sequence ATGGATTACACACAGGCCTTTGAGGCCGTGGAAGGCAATAAGGATTATCTGGTAAAAACGCTTCAGGAGCTTCTGGCTGTTGACACCACACTGCCTCCGGGAAGCAACTACCGCCAATTTCTGGAAGTGGTCGAGCCCCATTTTTTAAACCTGGGGTTCTCCGTCAAACGAGTGACCGTTCCTGACGAGCTGGTAAAGCAAATCCCTCTGAGTCTTTCCGGCCCGCGGGAAAATCTCGTGGCCTCCCTGGACTTGCAAAAGCCCAAAGTCACGGCATACGCCCATATGGACGTGGTTCCGGCGGACGACTCCTGGACCTGCGATCCTTTCAACGGAAAGGTGGAGGACGGTAAAATCTACGGCCGTGGCGCCGTGGATATGAAAGGCTCCATCGCCTGCTTTTTGGGCGCCATGAAGGTCTTGAAGGATTTGGGAATCGAGCCGAAATTCTCCGTGGACTGCCTGTTGTGTACGGACGAGGAGATCGGGGTGTATCCCGGCGCCAGATACCTGGCTGAACAGGGATATTTTTCCAATCACATTCTTTGGCTGGAATTGGGGTATTTAAAGCCCGGCGTAATCATGGAAACCCTGGGCACGGCAGGCAACCTGCAATGCCGCATCACCGCTGTGGGCAAAAGCTGCCATTCGGGCATGAATTACCTGGGCGTCAACGCCATTGAGGAAATGATCCCCATACTCAACGAACTGGTTGAGTTGAAGAAAGAGGTTCAGGCTCGCTTGTCTCATCTGCCCGCCTTTCCCGATCCAAGAAATCCTTACGACATGTTGACCCCCATGTTCAACCTGGCCATTATAAAAGGCGGCATCAAGGAAAACATCGTGCCAGGAGTTTGCGAGTTAGCCATTAATCGCCGGTACACCGTGGACGAAAACCTGGACGAGGTCATGGAGGAAATCCGCCGGGCCGTGGCAAAGGGCCGGGAAAAATCCAGGCTGTTGGACGTGAAAACCGAGTTTATTCCAATGTATCCGCCCATGGAAATCAACCCGGAGAACCCGGCCGCGGTCAAAGCCCGGGAAGCCCGCAAGGCCGTGCACGGGGATCTGCCCATCGTGGCTGGAGGCATATCCGCCTCGTCAGACTTGGGGTTTGTGGCCCAGAACATCCCGCCTGAGGATTTGCAGGTGGCTATTCTGGGATTATTCCGGGCCGACAATATGCTGGCCCATTGCGCGGATGAATTCACTTATGTGGACGACCTTGTCGCCATGACCAAAGAAATTGTTTATTACTTGGGATTTTAG